The following are encoded together in the Streptomyces sp. NBC_00341 genome:
- a CDS encoding DMT family transporter, whose product MSVLVLVLAVSAACCLGFGFVLQQAAASHAPKSDYLSFRLLLDLMRVRSWLAGIGLMVCGMVLGALALGKGEVSVVEPLLATNLLFAMTLSRHRTGQRLGRQGWAGLWLLACGVAAFLLAGEPKGGSAVSSPLRHWLVIGVVAGIALALTMYAARSRSVAAPALLAVAAGLLYGLQDALTRVSGQLIGDDGWAALVMSWQPYAVLVLGVTGLLLVQSAFETGPLRMSLPALTAAQPLAGIACGIGFLGDQVRTDTGALAWQAAGLAAIVTGIVLLGLHPAMPEGPVGGRRTKTLEPR is encoded by the coding sequence GTGTCGGTGCTGGTTCTGGTACTCGCCGTGAGCGCGGCCTGCTGTCTGGGCTTCGGCTTCGTGCTGCAGCAGGCCGCCGCCAGCCACGCCCCGAAGAGCGACTATCTGTCGTTCCGGCTGCTGCTGGACCTGATGCGGGTACGCAGCTGGCTGGCCGGTATCGGCCTGATGGTCTGCGGCATGGTGCTGGGCGCGCTGGCCCTGGGCAAGGGCGAGGTCTCCGTCGTCGAACCGCTGCTGGCCACCAATCTGCTCTTCGCGATGACCCTGTCCCGCCACCGCACCGGCCAGCGCCTCGGACGGCAGGGCTGGGCCGGGCTCTGGCTGCTGGCCTGCGGGGTCGCCGCGTTCCTGCTGGCGGGCGAGCCGAAGGGCGGCTCCGCGGTGTCGAGCCCGCTGCGGCACTGGCTGGTGATCGGCGTGGTGGCGGGCATCGCCCTGGCGCTCACCATGTACGCGGCACGCTCGCGGTCCGTGGCGGCCCCGGCGCTCCTCGCGGTGGCGGCCGGACTGCTGTACGGACTCCAGGACGCGCTGACCCGGGTGAGCGGCCAGCTGATCGGGGACGACGGCTGGGCGGCGCTGGTGATGAGCTGGCAGCCGTACGCGGTACTGGTCCTGGGGGTGACGGGGCTGCTCCTGGTGCAGAGCGCGTTCGAGACGGGACCGCTGCGGATGTCGCTGCCCGCGCTGACCGCGGCCCAGCCGCTGGCCGGGATCGCCTGCGGCATCGGGTTCCTCGGCGACCAGGTGCGCACCGACACCGGCGCGCTGGCCTGGCAGGCGGCCGGGCTCGCGGCGATCGTGACCGGGATCGTGCTGCTGGGGCTGCATCCGGCGATGCCGGAGGGGCCGGTGGGCGGGCGGCGCACCAAGACCCTTGAGCCGCGCTGA
- a CDS encoding glucose 1-dehydrogenase, giving the protein MTDKNNLTDRTVVITGAARGLGAEAARLAVAGGANVVITDVLDEEGAATAAELGAKARFVHHDVTSEEDWQRVAAFALSEFGRIDGLVNNAGVSTGQPLESETVEHFRRVIDINLTAVFIGMKTVIPLMKENGGGSIVNISSAAGLMGLALTSSYGASKWGVRGLTKVGAVELGTAKVRVNSVHPGMVYTPMTASVGIQQGDGNYPNTPMGRVGEAGEIAEAVVFLLSDAASYITGAELAVDGGWTTGPTVKYVMGQ; this is encoded by the coding sequence ATGACCGACAAGAACAACCTCACCGACCGGACCGTCGTCATCACCGGCGCCGCCCGCGGCCTCGGGGCAGAGGCCGCGCGCCTCGCCGTGGCCGGCGGCGCGAACGTCGTGATCACCGATGTACTCGACGAGGAGGGCGCGGCGACCGCCGCGGAGCTCGGCGCGAAGGCCCGCTTCGTCCACCACGACGTGACCTCGGAGGAGGACTGGCAGCGCGTCGCCGCGTTCGCCCTCTCCGAGTTCGGCCGGATCGACGGCCTGGTCAACAACGCCGGGGTCTCCACCGGGCAGCCGCTGGAGAGCGAGACGGTCGAGCACTTCCGCAGGGTCATCGACATCAACCTGACGGCCGTCTTCATCGGCATGAAGACGGTGATCCCGCTGATGAAGGAGAACGGCGGCGGCTCGATCGTCAACATCTCCTCTGCCGCCGGGCTGATGGGCCTGGCCCTGACCTCCAGCTACGGCGCGTCCAAGTGGGGCGTGCGCGGGCTGACGAAGGTCGGCGCGGTGGAGCTCGGCACGGCGAAGGTGCGGGTGAACTCGGTGCACCCCGGCATGGTCTACACGCCGATGACCGCCTCGGTCGGCATCCAGCAGGGTGACGGCAACTACCCCAACACCCCGATGGGCCGGGTCGGTGAGGCCGGTGAGATCGCCGAGGCCGTCGTCTTCCTGCTCTCGGACGCCGCCTCCTACATCACCGGCGCCGAACTCGCCGTGGACGGCGGCTGGACCACCGGCCCGACCGTCAAGTACGTCATGGGCCAGTGA
- a CDS encoding TetR/AcrR family transcriptional regulator: MARTSGQETREKLIRAAEEIFAAQGTDGAQLRDIVRLAGQSNPSAVQYHFGSRAGLLDAVMAGRQARTEQVVAPLLDGLGAGCGVRELLTALVTAEASLLTDDRGRRCLRISAQLSHETGLRTGPLHPALDGTAYGRLIGRIRDRLDTLPEPVRLERLDLALTLIGAALADRARQGLDGTEPLTGQGLFLADLVGTTTAFLDAPAPQGA; this comes from the coding sequence ATGGCGCGAACGTCGGGACAAGAGACCAGGGAAAAGCTGATCCGCGCGGCCGAGGAGATCTTCGCCGCGCAGGGTACGGACGGCGCCCAGCTGCGGGACATCGTCCGGCTGGCGGGCCAGAGCAATCCGTCGGCGGTCCAGTACCACTTCGGTTCCCGCGCCGGGCTGCTCGACGCCGTGATGGCCGGCCGCCAGGCCCGTACGGAGCAGGTGGTGGCGCCGCTGCTCGACGGGCTGGGCGCCGGCTGCGGTGTACGGGAGCTGCTCACCGCGCTGGTGACGGCGGAGGCGAGCCTGCTCACCGATGACCGGGGCCGGCGCTGTCTGCGGATCTCGGCCCAGCTGAGCCACGAGACCGGTCTGCGGACCGGCCCCCTACACCCGGCCCTGGACGGCACCGCCTACGGCCGGCTGATCGGCCGGATCCGGGACCGGCTGGACACACTGCCGGAGCCGGTCCGGCTGGAGCGGCTCGATCTGGCGCTCACCCTGATCGGCGCGGCGCTGGCCGACCGCGCCCGCCAGGGGCTCGACGGCACGGAGCCGCTGACCGGCCAGGGGCTCTTCCTGGCCGATCTCGTCGGGACCACCACCGCGTTCCTGGACGCCCCCGCGCCGCAGGGCGCGTGA
- a CDS encoding NUDIX hydrolase gives MTPSDEILDIVDENDEVVGQATRGEATARGLRHRCAFIEARDADGRIFVHRRTATKLVFPSHYDMFVGGVVGAGETYGEAALREAEEELGVTGLPRPEPLFKFLYDGDGHSWWSYVYQVRCELPVKPQAEEVAWHTFLTDEELERRLADWPWVPDGLDAYRRLRAFRGVS, from the coding sequence ATGACACCTTCTGACGAGATCCTGGACATCGTCGACGAGAACGACGAGGTCGTCGGGCAGGCCACGCGCGGCGAGGCGACCGCGCGCGGCCTGCGCCACCGCTGCGCGTTCATCGAGGCCCGGGACGCCGACGGCCGGATCTTCGTGCACCGCAGGACCGCCACCAAGCTGGTCTTCCCGTCCCACTACGACATGTTCGTCGGCGGGGTGGTCGGTGCGGGCGAGACGTACGGCGAGGCGGCGCTGCGGGAGGCCGAGGAGGAGCTGGGTGTCACGGGGCTCCCCCGGCCGGAGCCGCTCTTCAAGTTCCTTTACGACGGCGACGGGCACAGCTGGTGGTCGTACGTGTACCAGGTGCGGTGCGAGCTGCCGGTGAAGCCGCAGGCGGAAGAGGTCGCCTGGCACACCTTCCTCACCGACGAGGAGCTGGAGCGGCGGCTCGCCGACTGGCCGTGGGTGCCGGACGGCCTCGATGCCTACCGGCGGCTGCGGGCGTTCCGTGGAGTGTCCTGA
- a CDS encoding DUF202 domain-containing protein: protein MTAAGRDPGLQPERTRLAWRRTTLSCTVVALLAGKQALHGGAGPAGIIALSLSVLAWLGFLRVANRRVQGMGTARPRPLGARAALTAAACTVALAVFAAAMLF, encoded by the coding sequence GTGACCGCGGCCGGACGCGATCCGGGGCTCCAGCCGGAGCGGACCAGGCTGGCCTGGCGGCGCACCACGCTGTCCTGCACGGTGGTGGCGCTGCTGGCGGGCAAGCAGGCGCTGCACGGCGGGGCGGGCCCGGCGGGGATCATCGCGCTGTCGCTGAGCGTGCTCGCCTGGCTGGGGTTCCTGCGGGTGGCCAACCGCCGGGTGCAGGGCATGGGCACCGCGCGCCCGAGGCCGCTGGGCGCGCGCGCCGCGCTGACGGCGGCGGCGTGCACGGTCGCGCTGGCCGTGTTCGCGGCCGCCATGCTGTTCTGA
- a CDS encoding YidH family protein — translation MNEFVQSLRLWFAPQRIREEGDTPDYRFSLANERTFLAWIRTALALIGGGFAVDQFLPELSWGVRAGLALALLAAGVLCALRAVNHWVRCERAMRRGEDLPVSRFPTLLSLAVAVVAVAMVVVVLFGWEGR, via the coding sequence GTGAACGAATTCGTACAGAGCCTGCGGCTGTGGTTCGCGCCGCAGCGGATCCGCGAAGAGGGCGACACCCCCGATTACCGCTTCTCACTCGCCAACGAGCGGACCTTCCTCGCCTGGATCCGGACGGCTCTCGCGCTGATCGGCGGCGGTTTCGCGGTCGACCAGTTCCTGCCCGAACTGTCCTGGGGCGTGCGCGCCGGCCTGGCGCTGGCGCTGCTCGCGGCCGGGGTGCTGTGCGCGCTGCGGGCCGTCAACCACTGGGTGCGGTGCGAGCGGGCGATGCGGCGCGGCGAGGACCTGCCGGTGTCCCGGTTCCCGACGCTGCTGAGTCTCGCGGTCGCGGTGGTGGCCGTGGCGATGGTGGTGGTGGTCCTGTTCGGCTGGGAGGGCCGGTGA
- a CDS encoding NADP-dependent oxidoreductase, which produces MKAISYSGYGDADVLEYGERPDPKVGPDTVLVKVRAAAVNPVDRQARQGNLDSALDAVFPVIPGWDVSGVVVQPGVAVDEFAVGDEVIGYVREDFLSRGTFAEYVAAPVRTLARKPLSLSFEEAAGLPLAGLTAYQVLHRSLRIRNGDTVLVHAAAGGVGSLAVQLARHAGCRVIGTASAHNHEHLRQLGAEPVEYGDGLVDRLRTLAPDGIDAAFDTVGGEALRASAETLAPDGRLTSIVDSEVFSYGGKYAFVRPDAKDLAHLAELAERGIITVHVDRVFPLERTAEAHRLNAQGRTRGKIVVTVDWES; this is translated from the coding sequence CCGACACCGTCCTGGTGAAGGTGCGGGCCGCCGCGGTCAACCCGGTGGACCGGCAGGCGCGGCAGGGAAATCTGGACTCCGCGCTCGACGCGGTCTTCCCGGTGATCCCCGGCTGGGACGTGTCCGGGGTCGTCGTGCAGCCCGGCGTGGCCGTGGACGAGTTCGCAGTCGGCGACGAGGTCATCGGATACGTGCGGGAGGACTTCCTCAGCCGCGGCACCTTCGCGGAGTACGTCGCCGCCCCGGTGCGCACCCTCGCCCGCAAACCGCTGAGCCTGAGCTTCGAGGAGGCCGCCGGGCTGCCGCTGGCCGGCCTCACCGCCTACCAGGTGCTCCACCGGTCGCTGCGGATCCGCAACGGCGACACCGTCCTGGTCCACGCGGCGGCGGGCGGCGTCGGCTCACTGGCCGTCCAGCTCGCCCGCCACGCGGGGTGCCGGGTCATCGGGACCGCGAGCGCGCACAACCACGAGCACCTGCGACAGCTCGGCGCGGAACCCGTGGAGTACGGGGACGGGCTCGTGGACCGGCTGCGGACGCTGGCCCCGGACGGGATCGACGCCGCCTTCGACACGGTGGGCGGGGAGGCACTGCGGGCCTCCGCCGAGACGCTCGCGCCGGACGGGCGGCTGACCTCCATCGTGGACAGCGAGGTGTTCTCGTACGGCGGCAAGTACGCCTTCGTGCGGCCCGACGCCAAGGACCTCGCCCATCTGGCCGAACTGGCGGAGCGCGGCATCATCACGGTCCACGTCGACCGGGTCTTCCCCCTGGAGCGGACCGCGGAGGCGCACCGGCTCAACGCGCAGGGGCGCACCCGGGGGAAGATCGTCGTGACGGTGGACTGGGAGAGCTGA